The following proteins come from a genomic window of Haloarcula salinisoli:
- a CDS encoding ParA family protein: protein MTFRVTISMQKGGVGKSTTSINTAGALNARGHDVLVVDTDPQGGATLKMGLREEYRSGEFALFDVLSDMGDLTYDDLDRLIIDSAEFDIVPSHLKNFNLEKYLYSEAGGHESLRKAVDRLDTDYDFIVIDSPPNLGPLSDGALIAAENVLFPSHPNTIARDSLEILFEEIDTIEAKFDQYSITTLGAVLNEVPSQGNVAREVEEWFFETFGEDHVFDVPERDVVEHAIEYRTSIFEYDPEDAGYPWDDGPQQDVIAAYDRIADHLEQYQ from the coding sequence ATGACGTTTAGAGTTACAATATCAATGCAGAAGGGCGGCGTTGGAAAGTCGACGACCAGTATCAATACCGCAGGGGCGCTAAATGCCAGAGGCCACGATGTTCTCGTCGTTGACACCGACCCACAAGGGGGTGCAACACTCAAAATGGGGCTTCGAGAGGAGTACCGGTCTGGTGAGTTTGCGTTGTTTGACGTTCTCAGCGATATGGGCGACCTCACATATGATGATTTAGACCGGTTAATTATCGACTCTGCAGAGTTTGATATCGTCCCTAGCCACCTGAAGAACTTCAACCTCGAAAAATACCTGTACTCCGAAGCTGGCGGCCACGAATCTTTGCGAAAGGCCGTAGATAGGCTGGACACAGATTACGACTTCATCGTCATTGACAGTCCGCCAAACCTTGGCCCACTTTCTGACGGGGCACTAATAGCAGCTGAAAACGTCCTATTCCCGAGTCATCCCAACACGATTGCGCGAGACAGTCTCGAGATACTGTTCGAGGAGATAGATACAATCGAGGCGAAATTCGACCAGTACAGTATCACGACGCTTGGAGCCGTACTCAATGAAGTTCCGTCTCAAGGTAATGTCGCTCGTGAGGTCGAGGAGTGGTTTTTCGAGACTTTCGGTGAAGACCATGTCTTCGATGTTCCCGAACGCGATGTCGTAGAACACGCGATAGAATATCGGACATCGATATTCGAGTACGACCCTGAAGATGCCGGATATCCATGGGATGACGGTCCCCAGCAGGATGTGATCGCAGCGTACGACCGTATCGCGGATCACCTGGAGCAATACCAATGA
- a CDS encoding tyrosine-type recombinase/integrase, with translation MPSEPKTGSDGTETDAVAISSVVEDYLLDKGKGRDGESGNYRRHAEREIDRFLEFLSDRPGSPATFEALSVADLREYARYLSRQGWAEGTIKNYYAHVSGFLGWASREGHLSENPAQRTRAKEPLPEDTGRKSGEQQAWSREHREQLLSYVDEQAYNAIDAISDDPKAAIKDCRNRALVNLLCFSGVRGAEILADIDDGRRGRDGLRWSDLSLGDNSLQVLAKKQRWDDRALPAPAVPSLERLKQVLDPPSDDWPVFPSLSYSTLVQDFSNSLLERGYDNEEIEEIRLEKVSEGELSMIELCAEYGVAPSAMTTHGGRDVMKRLTDRAGIELDDDTHGYLAPHGARRAAGEVMVRKYGHGEAARLLDNSEQVVREHYSHIEAGELADLAAEAFDEAPQSDNQDSTE, from the coding sequence ATGCCATCCGAGCCGAAGACAGGCTCCGACGGCACTGAGACGGATGCCGTCGCAATCTCCTCGGTGGTCGAGGACTATCTGCTCGACAAGGGAAAAGGGCGGGACGGCGAGAGTGGGAACTATCGACGACACGCGGAGCGTGAGATCGACCGATTCCTCGAATTCCTCTCTGACCGACCTGGTTCTCCTGCGACCTTCGAAGCGCTGTCTGTCGCTGACCTTCGAGAGTACGCTCGATATCTCTCCCGCCAGGGCTGGGCTGAAGGCACTATCAAGAACTACTACGCGCACGTATCGGGCTTCCTCGGATGGGCATCTCGGGAAGGGCATCTCTCAGAGAACCCAGCCCAGCGCACTCGGGCCAAGGAACCGCTGCCAGAAGACACGGGACGAAAATCGGGTGAGCAACAGGCGTGGTCCCGTGAGCACCGGGAGCAGTTGCTTTCATATGTCGACGAGCAGGCCTACAACGCGATTGACGCTATCAGTGATGACCCGAAAGCCGCGATCAAAGACTGCCGAAACCGAGCATTGGTCAATTTGCTCTGCTTTTCCGGTGTTCGCGGTGCTGAGATTCTTGCTGACATCGACGACGGCCGCCGTGGTCGAGATGGCCTACGATGGTCCGACCTTTCGCTTGGGGATAACAGTCTCCAGGTGCTCGCGAAGAAGCAGCGTTGGGATGACCGAGCACTGCCAGCACCCGCTGTACCGTCCCTGGAACGGTTGAAGCAGGTTCTGGACCCACCATCTGATGATTGGCCTGTCTTCCCTTCGCTCTCGTATTCAACGCTCGTTCAGGACTTCTCTAACAGTCTACTGGAGAGGGGGTACGATAACGAAGAAATAGAAGAAATACGCCTTGAAAAAGTCTCTGAAGGGGAACTCTCGATGATAGAACTCTGTGCTGAGTACGGGGTAGCACCCTCCGCGATGACGACGCATGGCGGTCGCGACGTCATGAAGCGTCTCACTGATCGGGCGGGAATTGAATTAGACGATGACACCCACGGATATCTCGCTCCTCATGGGGCTCGTCGAGCGGCTGGTGAAGTAATGGTCCGAAAATACGGACATGGTGAAGCTGCCCGACTGCTGGATAACTCTGAGCAGGTTGTTCGAGAGCACTACTCACATATCGAGGCCGGAGAGCTCGCTGATCTCGCTGCTGAAGCCTTCGACGAAGCCCCCCAATCGGATAATCAAGATTCGACTGAGTAG
- a CDS encoding helix-turn-helix domain-containing protein produces MDHPWICFPCRESTASAGRRPFSNNRELLASDICKTETVHKIAAVERLEETSETIDNTAGELSEEATVLEFEITQETGLVYLEYQPSPSMTSMFDVLAAYSLIVVPPIEYTDNYGKRGIRLTVAGTESAITAISAEVPHGIELHPEQVGEYVPERPGLSGLLTDRQQTVFEVAVEVGYYEVPRETTHEQIATEVYRSPATISEQLQRIESKFLLQYLGD; encoded by the coding sequence GTGGATCATCCCTGGATCTGCTTTCCGTGCAGAGAAAGTACCGCCTCAGCCGGTCGCAGACCCTTTAGTAACAATCGTGAGCTGCTCGCTAGTGATATCTGCAAGACTGAGACGGTTCATAAAATCGCTGCAGTTGAGCGATTAGAGGAGACATCGGAGACAATCGATAATACCGCTGGCGAACTCTCGGAAGAAGCGACAGTGCTAGAGTTCGAAATTACACAAGAAACTGGACTGGTGTATCTTGAGTACCAGCCGTCGCCGTCAATGACGAGCATGTTCGATGTCCTCGCCGCATACTCACTCATCGTCGTGCCACCGATAGAGTACACAGACAACTATGGCAAGCGTGGCATTCGACTCACAGTGGCTGGCACCGAGTCCGCGATTACTGCTATCTCTGCAGAGGTGCCCCACGGAATCGAATTGCATCCCGAACAAGTCGGGGAATACGTCCCCGAACGGCCTGGGCTATCGGGCCTGTTGACTGATCGGCAACAGACCGTGTTCGAGGTTGCCGTCGAGGTCGGGTATTACGAAGTCCCACGGGAAACGACGCACGAACAGATCGCTACCGAAGTCTATCGGTCCCCGGCGACGATCTCTGAACAGCTCCAGCGCATCGAATCAAAATTCCTGCTCCAGTATCTCGGTGACTAA
- a CDS encoding saccharopine dehydrogenase family protein produces MTATGDAILVVGGYGTIGRTVCNELANSVSEEVIAAGRSPEKAHRFADTIAGVNARTLDVNEESFDESLAGVGTVVMCLDAADATFARSCFERGIDYVDISPDDSLLRDIETADGIARKNGSTAVLSVGLSPGMTNLFVSDAAAELDTVDRADITLLLGLGEAFGPDTIKWTVEDAFGRFSVQNSEQSISVTGLTEPRMVRIPEWGRRRAYRANLADQQVLARTTDIPTVESRLCYDSRVVTRYLAALRRTGLFQPVVSMLGVNIIVKLADTLPVGSDESVIKTAVRGSKNGRLSRIEQWVRGPDQARATALVAVQVTSELVGSSQPAGVLHIQELFDSSPFVETLLEGNYEVGRTQQQGRVS; encoded by the coding sequence ATGACTGCTACCGGTGACGCGATTCTCGTTGTCGGCGGATACGGGACCATCGGCCGCACGGTCTGTAATGAATTGGCCAATAGCGTGTCAGAAGAGGTTATTGCGGCTGGCCGTTCCCCCGAAAAGGCACATCGCTTCGCCGACACTATTGCAGGAGTGAATGCTCGTACGCTCGACGTGAACGAGGAGTCATTCGATGAGTCCCTCGCTGGCGTCGGAACGGTCGTCATGTGTCTCGATGCAGCGGACGCCACGTTCGCCAGATCTTGTTTCGAGCGCGGTATCGACTACGTCGACATCTCACCGGACGATTCACTTCTCCGAGACATCGAAACAGCCGATGGCATCGCCCGTAAGAACGGATCTACAGCTGTCCTCAGCGTGGGTCTGTCCCCAGGAATGACAAACCTGTTTGTTTCCGATGCGGCTGCCGAACTCGATACCGTCGACAGGGCCGACATCACGTTGCTCCTCGGTCTCGGCGAAGCATTCGGCCCGGATACGATCAAATGGACCGTCGAAGACGCGTTCGGGCGCTTTTCAGTGCAGAATTCCGAGCAATCAATTTCTGTGACTGGTCTCACGGAGCCGCGAATGGTCAGGATTCCGGAGTGGGGGCGACGGCGGGCGTATCGAGCGAATCTCGCGGATCAACAGGTGCTCGCCCGGACTACGGACATCCCCACGGTGGAAAGCCGACTCTGTTACGACTCTCGTGTTGTCACCCGCTACCTGGCAGCGTTACGTCGGACTGGGCTGTTCCAGCCGGTCGTGTCGATGCTCGGCGTCAACATTATCGTGAAACTGGCCGACACCCTTCCGGTTGGTTCCGACGAATCGGTCATCAAGACGGCGGTTCGCGGCTCGAAGAACGGTCGCCTCAGCCGCATCGAACAATGGGTTCGTGGGCCAGACCAGGCCCGCGCGACGGCACTCGTTGCAGTTCAAGTTACATCGGAACTGGTGGGATCGTCACAACCAGCGGGCGTCTTGCACATTCAGGAACTGTTCGACAGTTCGCCGTTCGTCGAGACGCTACTGGAGGGAAATTACGAAGTTGGCCGTACACAGCAGCAGGGTCGAGTATCCTGA
- a CDS encoding multicopper oxidase domain-containing protein, with the protein MPSIDYNSAAKVTERLEERLVESLTGETNVSRRTVLGGLGVAGSAAVGLGSSRASASSGHDDEDEHGNFGAVGEYRDLNFDPHEFLTAFNTGESGQDNIPQQVYEEDGRTVREFEFTAVDTTITIAPGVEFQAWAYNGQVPGPTIRAVEGDLIRVEFTNLGRHAHTIHPHLKNLNPRMDGIPQNGPGVLDTGESFTYEWIAQPAGTHFYHCHSLPLKEHIHRGLYGTIIVDPDPDRVRENPRDYVNYPGPITDDFRAQLVEEAKSRNHEYAENDAVNEMVMVMNSFDTNFDGGNEVYAANTRAFGYGVGDTDGQGNWTAGETKRPIQIDKNERQRVYLSNATEFDLINSFHTHSQFFDYYDHGTTLTPTSKTVDTIMQCQAQRGIIEMDYSNHEPGLYMFHAHQSEFAELGWMSFFEVV; encoded by the coding sequence ATGCCATCGATAGATTACAACAGCGCAGCGAAGGTCACAGAACGCCTCGAAGAGCGACTGGTCGAATCACTCACCGGTGAAACGAACGTCAGTCGCCGCACCGTCCTCGGCGGTCTCGGTGTTGCCGGGAGTGCAGCAGTTGGACTGGGGAGTTCCCGAGCAAGTGCCTCGTCCGGTCACGACGATGAAGACGAACACGGTAACTTCGGTGCGGTGGGCGAATATCGAGATTTGAATTTCGATCCGCATGAGTTTCTCACCGCGTTCAATACAGGAGAGAGTGGGCAGGATAACATTCCTCAACAGGTTTACGAAGAGGACGGCCGAACCGTACGGGAATTCGAGTTCACTGCCGTCGACACGACGATAACTATCGCGCCGGGCGTCGAGTTTCAAGCGTGGGCGTACAACGGCCAAGTGCCGGGTCCGACGATCCGCGCCGTCGAGGGCGACCTGATTCGCGTGGAGTTTACGAATCTCGGACGACACGCGCACACGATTCATCCACACCTGAAGAACCTCAACCCGCGAATGGACGGGATTCCCCAGAACGGCCCCGGCGTCCTTGATACGGGTGAATCCTTCACCTATGAGTGGATCGCCCAGCCCGCCGGTACGCACTTCTATCACTGCCACTCGCTCCCCCTGAAAGAGCACATCCATCGCGGACTCTACGGCACGATCATCGTTGATCCGGACCCCGACCGCGTCAGGGAAAACCCACGCGATTACGTCAATTACCCCGGTCCGATTACCGACGACTTCCGGGCGCAGCTCGTCGAAGAGGCAAAGAGCCGGAATCACGAGTACGCCGAAAACGACGCCGTGAACGAGATGGTGATGGTGATGAACTCGTTCGATACCAACTTCGACGGCGGAAACGAGGTCTACGCGGCGAACACACGGGCGTTCGGATATGGAGTCGGTGACACCGACGGACAGGGCAACTGGACGGCGGGTGAGACGAAACGCCCCATCCAAATCGACAAGAATGAACGCCAGCGCGTGTACCTCTCCAATGCGACGGAGTTCGATCTCATCAATTCGTTCCACACGCACTCGCAGTTCTTCGACTACTACGACCACGGGACAACGCTGACGCCGACGAGCAAAACCGTGGACACGATTATGCAGTGCCAAGCACAGCGCGGCATCATCGAGATGGACTACTCCAACCACGAGCCAGGACTGTACATGTTCCACGCCCACCAGTCCGAGTTCGCCGAACTCGGCTGGATGAGTTTCTTCGAGGTGGTCTAA
- a CDS encoding ZIP family metal transporter: MTDKTRDSTTDGGVPAENESIQPLGLPRWVSALLPIVLLVLVLGLFAFTSPLAGVQSGTPLPDVTVTHTTLPSDETVVLHVTNNGPESVTISQVLVDEAYWDFRVEGAGGDQTLAPMESAQIVIPYHWNPGWDLEVALVLSDGATFHNTIVAPSQSPGFSLSLLGTLAVIGLFVGVIPVALGMLWFPYIKTMSDRWLHAVLIFAAGVLGFLAFDAGFEAFELAERVPGAYEGNLLVVFGIFGALLLVQAISAWREGRVAAGDSRASSGLWIAYLVAVGIGLHNLAEGLAIGSSFALGRVSLGAFLVIGFMLHNVTEGPAVVAPVARGERPALKHFAALGVIAGAPVILGGWIGSLAYSPTIGAFFLAIGVGAILQVNWEIASMVRDAGGRVASATNLLAFLLGLGIMYVTDLFVAL, from the coding sequence ATGACGGACAAGACACGAGATTCGACGACGGACGGTGGTGTACCAGCCGAGAACGAGAGCATACAACCGCTCGGGCTTCCGCGATGGGTCAGCGCGTTACTCCCGATCGTGTTGCTCGTGCTCGTCCTGGGCTTATTCGCGTTCACATCACCGCTCGCCGGTGTTCAGAGCGGCACCCCGCTCCCAGACGTGACGGTCACGCATACGACGCTTCCGAGCGACGAAACGGTCGTACTGCACGTGACGAACAACGGGCCCGAATCCGTGACGATATCACAGGTCCTCGTCGACGAAGCCTACTGGGATTTCCGGGTTGAAGGAGCTGGTGGTGACCAAACGCTCGCCCCGATGGAAAGCGCACAGATTGTGATCCCGTATCACTGGAATCCGGGATGGGATCTCGAAGTCGCTCTCGTACTGTCTGACGGGGCGACGTTCCATAACACGATCGTCGCTCCGAGTCAGTCACCCGGGTTTAGTCTCAGTCTGCTCGGAACGCTGGCAGTCATCGGGCTGTTCGTCGGCGTAATCCCGGTCGCCTTGGGGATGCTCTGGTTCCCCTACATCAAGACGATGAGCGATCGGTGGCTACACGCCGTGCTCATATTTGCGGCCGGCGTACTGGGCTTCTTGGCGTTTGACGCCGGGTTCGAGGCGTTCGAACTCGCCGAGCGGGTTCCAGGCGCGTACGAGGGTAACCTCTTGGTCGTCTTCGGAATCTTCGGCGCTCTTCTCCTCGTCCAGGCGATCAGCGCGTGGCGTGAGGGCCGCGTCGCCGCTGGTGATAGCCGGGCGAGCAGCGGCCTCTGGATCGCCTATCTGGTCGCGGTAGGAATCGGCCTGCACAACCTCGCGGAGGGGCTTGCTATCGGGAGTTCGTTTGCACTCGGACGTGTGTCACTCGGTGCATTCCTCGTAATCGGGTTCATGCTTCACAACGTGACGGAAGGTCCGGCTGTCGTTGCGCCGGTCGCCCGCGGGGAACGTCCGGCGCTCAAGCACTTCGCCGCGCTCGGCGTCATCGCCGGGGCACCCGTCATCCTCGGTGGCTGGATCGGCAGCCTCGCCTACTCACCGACGATCGGCGCCTTCTTCCTCGCGATCGGTGTTGGCGCTATCCTGCAGGTCAACTGGGAGATTGCGAGCATGGTTCGTGATGCAGGGGGTCGCGTGGCCAGTGCCACGAATCTGCTTGCATTTCTGCTCGGACTCGGCATTATGTACGTGACCGACCTTTTCGTGGCGCTCTAA
- a CDS encoding cupredoxin domain-containing protein: MSLEIYDRRTVLRLSTATMATLSTAGCLGGQSSSVQTVTMPGDLKFDPKTAMIKPGGSVTWTNESEIEHTVTAYEDEIPDAAAYFASGGFESERAARNRVSEGLIAPGESYEQTFDQPGTYGYFCIPHEGSGMVGTVRVR, from the coding sequence ATGTCACTCGAAATCTACGATCGGCGAACGGTGTTACGACTCAGCACTGCCACCATGGCGACGCTCAGCACGGCTGGGTGTTTGGGTGGACAATCCTCGTCGGTACAGACCGTCACGATGCCCGGCGACCTCAAATTTGACCCGAAGACCGCGATGATCAAACCTGGTGGGTCGGTTACGTGGACGAACGAGAGTGAGATCGAGCACACGGTTACGGCGTATGAAGACGAGATTCCAGACGCGGCGGCGTACTTCGCAAGTGGTGGCTTCGAGTCAGAGCGTGCCGCGAGGAACCGGGTCTCCGAGGGGCTCATCGCTCCGGGAGAGAGCTACGAGCAAACGTTCGATCAGCCGGGAACGTACGGGTACTTCTGTATCCCACATGAGGGGTCTGGAATGGTCGGGACAGTGCGAGTGAGGTAA
- a CDS encoding metal-dependent hydrolase, protein MFIGHFLAAFAIAASVAVWRGWPEERALAVGAVAGSFATLPDIDMLYAVVGLVGSLEGAFVTSDAFWAIANEIHRGATHSLIVGVFAAIGFAAWRARDGYNSGAGTLGGLILGGLVLIVTVVGGIAPGAVVAVFVLAGVGLVTFAERVGLGPRAVLGAGALGLLSHPFGDVLAGPSPALFYPLPTESGVLNGQIILNPDPTLHLLTAFFIELTIIWMGLFVVAQLRGWRLKQHINRRAALGVAYASAIFAIPVPTVETASPFVFTVLTVGFIGTPSRSGWREDRSIQLIDAVATALAAITLAAAAYTVTYLVLLG, encoded by the coding sequence ATGTTCATCGGACATTTTCTGGCTGCGTTCGCCATAGCGGCGAGTGTCGCCGTATGGCGGGGATGGCCAGAAGAGCGCGCGCTTGCGGTCGGGGCGGTGGCTGGCTCGTTCGCGACGCTCCCAGATATTGATATGCTGTACGCCGTAGTTGGGCTTGTCGGAAGCCTGGAAGGCGCCTTCGTAACCTCCGACGCGTTCTGGGCTATCGCAAACGAGATCCATCGCGGGGCCACCCACTCGCTGATCGTCGGTGTCTTCGCAGCAATCGGGTTTGCCGCTTGGCGCGCTCGCGATGGCTACAATTCTGGGGCCGGCACACTCGGTGGCCTCATCCTCGGCGGCCTGGTCCTCATCGTGACGGTCGTCGGCGGGATAGCTCCGGGCGCTGTGGTCGCCGTGTTCGTTCTTGCTGGAGTCGGGTTGGTTACATTTGCCGAGCGCGTCGGTCTCGGCCCGAGAGCCGTTCTCGGTGCTGGAGCCCTCGGGCTCTTATCGCACCCGTTCGGAGATGTGTTAGCCGGCCCGTCGCCGGCGTTATTCTATCCACTTCCTACCGAATCCGGTGTATTGAACGGCCAGATTATCCTCAACCCCGATCCGACACTACATCTTCTCACCGCCTTCTTCATTGAGCTCACGATTATTTGGATGGGACTCTTTGTCGTTGCACAACTGCGAGGATGGCGCCTCAAACAGCACATCAACCGGCGTGCAGCGCTCGGGGTTGCTTACGCAAGTGCGATTTTCGCGATTCCCGTACCGACTGTTGAGACAGCATCACCTTTCGTATTCACCGTCCTCACAGTCGGTTTTATCGGCACTCCGAGTCGTTCGGGTTGGCGAGAAGATAGATCGATTCAGCTGATCGATGCTGTTGCGACTGCGCTTGCTGCCATTACGCTCGCGGCCGCCGCGTACACCGTGACATATCTAGTGCTCCTCGGGTAG
- a CDS encoding arylsulfotransferase family protein: protein MASKSFLRIFFIIIIGLSSIGLAYGYTLGATNDTFESHLTNQGVANPQQQAVEPRDNITVVATDSNSWRGEASSGPRARAELVAFNPDGSILYYNDSHTRYWDVDPVPETRTTVEYMFADHLEPSACPNTTNFVQRRVDEEVWNEYEAARSTDACTRNGYERVNLTTGEVTRVWSETTPGKEATRYHDADRLNETHLAVADIYLDRVFVVNTTSGQTEWTWNASSAFPRETGGPYPEDWTHINDIEVLEDGRLMVSARNQDRVVFLNRSGLIEGWTLGEEDNYSILYEQHNPDYIPTERGGPAVLVGDSENNRVVEYQRTGDSWEQSWVWRDTRMQWPRDADRLPNGHTLITDSNGNRVFEVDKQGEVVWSVNIAFPYEAERLGTGDESAGGPSATQANLDSRTGSLRDSLLIIAKQLIPGKYLNGLMYITPVWMGFLEVLELVVLLTSCLLWAGIEIVWRRQS from the coding sequence GTGGCATCCAAGTCTTTTCTCCGTATATTCTTCATCATCATAATCGGTTTATCCAGTATTGGTTTAGCCTACGGATATACGCTTGGCGCAACCAACGATACCTTCGAGAGCCATCTCACGAACCAGGGGGTTGCGAACCCACAGCAACAGGCCGTCGAACCTCGCGACAATATTACTGTCGTCGCGACTGATTCAAATTCGTGGCGAGGTGAAGCGAGTAGCGGGCCTCGTGCCCGAGCAGAACTTGTCGCATTCAACCCGGACGGAAGTATCCTCTACTACAACGACTCACATACGCGGTACTGGGACGTCGATCCGGTACCTGAAACGAGAACCACTGTAGAGTATATGTTCGCAGACCACCTCGAGCCGTCGGCCTGTCCAAACACCACTAATTTTGTCCAGCGCCGGGTTGACGAGGAAGTCTGGAACGAATATGAGGCTGCTCGCTCGACCGACGCTTGCACGCGCAACGGATACGAACGCGTCAACTTGACGACCGGCGAGGTAACGCGCGTCTGGAGCGAAACCACCCCCGGGAAGGAAGCAACACGCTACCACGATGCCGACCGGCTCAACGAGACACACTTGGCCGTCGCAGATATCTACCTCGACCGGGTATTCGTTGTGAATACCACCTCCGGCCAGACCGAGTGGACGTGGAACGCCAGTAGCGCATTCCCCAGAGAAACGGGTGGTCCATACCCTGAGGATTGGACACATATCAATGACATCGAAGTGCTCGAGGATGGCCGGCTCATGGTGAGTGCCCGGAACCAGGACCGGGTCGTGTTCCTCAACCGGAGTGGTCTCATCGAAGGATGGACGCTCGGCGAGGAGGACAACTACAGTATCCTCTACGAACAGCACAATCCGGATTACATCCCCACTGAGCGTGGCGGTCCCGCAGTCCTCGTCGGAGATTCGGAGAACAACCGTGTCGTTGAGTACCAACGAACGGGAGACAGCTGGGAACAGTCGTGGGTGTGGCGAGACACGCGGATGCAGTGGCCACGGGACGCCGACCGGCTCCCGAACGGTCACACTTTGATTACAGATTCGAACGGGAATCGTGTATTCGAAGTTGACAAACAAGGTGAGGTGGTTTGGAGCGTCAATATCGCTTTCCCATACGAGGCGGAACGTCTCGGGACTGGAGACGAGAGTGCCGGTGGGCCGAGTGCGACGCAAGCGAATCTTGACTCACGAACAGGCAGTTTGCGTGATAGTTTACTTATCATTGCTAAACAGCTCATTCCCGGGAAATACTTGAATGGTCTTATGTACATCACACCGGTCTGGATGGGATTTCTGGAGGTCCTCGAACTCGTGGTCCTCCTCACTAGTTGCCTGCTGTGGGCTGGGATAGAGATAGTCTGGCGACGACAATCTTAA